Proteins encoded by one window of Salvia splendens isolate huo1 chromosome 14, SspV2, whole genome shotgun sequence:
- the LOC121765947 gene encoding nucleobase-ascorbate transporter 6-like, translating into MAAKLDEPAPHPPKDQLPNVAYCITSPPPWPEAILLGFQHYLVVLGTTVLIPTALVPQMGGGNEEKAKVIQTLLFVAGLNTLLQTWFGTRLPAVIGGSYTFVAPTISIILSGRWDDPDPIMRFKKIMRATQGALIVASTIQIVIGFSGLWRNVVRFLSPISVVPLVALSGFGLYELGFPGVAKCIEIGLPELVLLVFCGQYLPQLIKPGKHIFERFAVLITVSIVWIYAHILTVGGAYDGASPKTQASCRTDHSGLINAAPWIRVPYPFQWGAPSFDAGECFAMMMAAFVALVEATGGFIGLSRYASATPLPPSILSRGIGWQGVATLLSGLFGTGNGSSVSIENAGLIAATRVGSRRTVQISAGFMLFFSVLGKFGAVFASIPMPIVAAFYCVFFGYFGVGGLAFLQFCQLNSFRNKFILAVPTFLGLSVAQYFNEYTAIKGYGPTHTSGRWFNDIVNVPFASKAFVAGVLAFLFDNTLDKKDPQIKKDRGKHWWVKFKDFKTDNRSEEFYALPFNLNKYFPSV; encoded by the exons ATGGCAGCAAAGCTAGATGAACCGGCGCCACACCCGCCTAAAGATCAGCTTCCAAATGTTGCATACTGCATCACCAGCCCTCCTCCATGGC CTGAGGCTATTCTTCTTGGTTTTCAACATTATTTGGTGGTGCTCGGCACGACTGTCCTCATACCCACTGCATTGGTTCCTCAAATGGGAGGAGGAAAC GAGGAGAAAGCAAAAGTCATTCAAACTCTGCTGTTTGTTGCTGGGCTCAACACCCTCCTGCAAACATGGTTTGGAACTCGGTTACCTGCTGTGATCGGAGGCTCATACACCTTCGTCGCTCCCACAATCTCAATCATCCTATCTGGTAGATGGGATGATCCCGACCCTATCATG AGGTTCAAGAAAATAATGAGGGCAACACAAGGCGCGCTTATTGTTGCCTCAACCATTCAGATAGTGATCGGATTCAGTGGCCTTTGGCGTAACGTTGTGAG GTTTCTAAGTCCAATTTCAGTTGTTCCATTGGTTGCTCTTTCTGGTTTTGGGCTCTATGAACTCGGTTTTCCTGGG GTTGCCAAATGTATTGAAATCGGGTTGCCTGAGCTCGTTCTTCTGGTTTTCTGTGGCCAG TATCTACCACAACTGATTAAACCAGGAAAGCATATATTCGAACGCTTTGCAGTTCTTATTACTGTGTCAATTGTGTGGATTTACGCACACATACTCACCGTTGGTGGTGCCTACGACGGGGCATCACCAAAGACTCAAGCAAGCTGTAGAACTGATCATTCTGGACTCATCAATGCTGCTCCATG GATAAGAGTTCCATATCCCTTTCAATGGGGAGCACCTTCGTTTGATGCTGGTGAATGCTTCGCGATGATGATGGCTGCATTCGTTGCTCTTGTTGAG GCAACCGGTGGCTTCATTGGACTGTCTAGATATGCTAGTGCAACCCCATTGCCACCGTCCATTCTCAGCCGGGGAATAGGCTGGCAGGGCGTCGCCACCTTGCTGTCTGGTCTATTTGGAACCGGAAACGGATCATCAGTATCCAT AGAAAATGCAGGCCTTATAGCTGCGACTCGCGTTGGCAGTCGAAGGACGGTGCAGATATCTGCCGGATTCATGCTTTTCTTCTCTGTTCTTG GAAAATTTGGAGCAGTTTTTGCTTCAATCCCAATGCCTATTGTGGCTGCTTTCTACTGTGTCTTCTTTGGCTATTTTG GTGTTGGTGGCCTAGCTTTCCTCCAATTTTGCCAGCTAAACAGCTTCAGAAACAAGTTCATATTAGCTGTTCCCACTTTTCTGGGCTTGTCTGTGGCTCAATACTTCAATGAGTACACGGCTATCAAAGGATACGGCCCCACACACACGTCGGGGAGATGG TTCAACGACATTGTGAACGTGCCCTTCGCCTCCAAGGCGTTTGTGGCGGGCGTGCTGGCTTTCCTCTTCGACAACACGTTAGACAAGAAGGATCCACAGATAAAGAAGGACAGAGGCAAGCATTGGTGGGTTAAGTTCAAGGATTTCAAGACTGATAATAGGAGTGAGGAGTTCTATGCCCTTCCTTTCAATCTCAACAAATATTTCCCATCTGTTTGA
- the LOC121765890 gene encoding uncharacterized protein LOC121765890, which yields MGNCQAIDSATLVIQHPNGRVDKLYWPVSASEIMKMNPGHYVALLLTTTLYSSPAAAAAAAAKNNSKNIPLRITRIKLLRPTDTLALGHVYRLVSSKEVMKGLWAKKQAKVKQGADKIMTEKISPEFEAEIRKNSEIDKAEKVKERQRSRNNSSVNSGISKPRGWQPSLKAISEAGS from the exons atgggAAACTGTCAAGCAATTGATAGTGCAACTCTGGTGATTCAGCATCCAAATGGAAGAGTAGACAAGCTCTATTGGCCTGTCTCCGCAAGTGAAATCATGAAGATGAATCCCGGCCACTACGTCGCCCTCCTCCTCACCACCACCTTGTATTCCTCCCccgctgccgctgccgctgccgctgccaaGAATAATAGCAAGAACATCCCTCTTCGAATAACAAGGATCAAGCTTCTTAGGCCAACTGATACTCTTGCTCTTGGTCATGTCTACAGACTTGTCTCATCTAAAG AAGTGATGAAAGGTTTGTGGGCTAAGAAACAAGCAAAGGTGAAGCAGGGTGCTGACAAAATCATGACAGAGAAAATAAGTCCAGAATTTGAAGCAGAAATTAGGAAAAATTCTGAAATTGACAAGGCTGAGaag GTGAAAGAAAGGcagagatcaagaaataattCATCAGTAAATTCCGGAATATCAAAACCCAGAGGCTGGCAGCCATCATTAAAAGCAATTTCTGAAGCTGGAAGCTGa
- the LOC121765888 gene encoding calmodulin-binding protein 60 A-like, with product MELDPNAGSSEHPSCSYPSYREEDVAINLHSQAVSEGCTVSLDRMRGMVIKALQPAAGRLLREGTRNEFSEERSLQLKFLDNRVADTVTGQELKGLKGGCLKLVLLDPNGHTVTCGPGSSAKVEILLLEGDGDESNMTLEKFDRSIIQKGDTKKPHISPKSGDILLKKGVADLNDIKLGHDSDWSRLCSCRLGARIAQNLKGTTVQEAWTAPFKVKDKRGNQYGKFLCPYLTSEVWRLKGIDRTGKRRDRLKKKHIETVQDFLFWLHVNPEELQNKILRVGDGQWNTILSNAQSCKIDCEKMFCHISATEPQRFVVYDCVGKIKGEMIESQFVGIDNMCADQKDGALKLLRSALQRASALYDDENEFTYPITSTIGGYGPLGSKERGEVPKPDPQFTPLHTSDYDLQDFEIGFENEHSFPGDEQFSGKWSAAGGEMEGVGGSKEGSKSALTVDQQLVCDNDLYYDFPGSPNPMLYYSSHILSAQVANPPTKWWKKISNVLNGNHSGVVQQGSSMFTAWRVCGGRA from the exons ATTTGCATAGCCAAGCGGTTAGCGAAGGATGTACAGTTTCTCTCGATCGAATGCGTGGAATG GTAATAAAGGCTCTTCAGCCTGCTGCTGGGAGGCTTTTGAGGGAAGGGACTCG GAATGAGTTTTCCGAGGAAAGGAGTCTACAGCTGAAGTTCTTAGATAATAGAGTAGCCGATACTGTGACAGGGCAGGAGCTTAAAGGGTTAAAAGGTGGGTGCCTGAAGTTGGTTCTGCTTGATCCGAACGGGCATACTGTGACCTGTGGCCCTGGATCTTCTGCAAAGGTGGAGATACTACTTCTTGAGGGTGATGGTGATGAAAGCAACATGACTCTTGAAAAGTTTGACAGAAGCATCATTCAAAAAGGAGATACAAAGAAGCCGCACATTTCTCCTAAAAGTGGCGATATATTGCTCAAGAAGGGTGTTGCGGATTTGAATGATATTAAGCTGGGACACGACAGTGACTGGAGTAGGTTGTGCAGCTGCAGGCTGGGGGCGAGGATCGCACAGAATCTTAAAGGAACAACGGTGCAAGAAGCATGGACTGCACCATTTAAGGTCAAAGATAAGCGCGGCAACC AGTATGGCAAATTTCTGTGTCCATATCTTACTTCTGAAGTTTGGAGATTAAAGGGAATTGACAGGACTGGCAAGCGCCGTGATAGGCTGAAAAAGAAACACATTGAAACTGTGCAAGATTTTTTGTTTTGGCTCCATGTCAATCCCGAGGAGCTCCAAAACAAA ATATTACGTGTCGGTGATGGACAATGGAACACAATATTGAGTAATGCTCAGAGCTGCAAAATTGATTGTGAAAAGATGTTCTGTCACATATCCGCAACCGAACCCCAAAGATTTGTTGTTTATGATTGTGTGGGAAAAATCAAGGGGGAAATGATAGAGTCCCAGTTTGTTGGGATTGATAATATGTGTGCTGATCAAAAG GATGGTGCACTCAAGTTACTGAGATCTGCATTACAAAGGGCCTCTGCATTATACGATGATGAAAATGAGTTTACATACCCAATCACAAGCACCATCGGTGGTTATGGGCCTCTTGGATCAAAAGAAAGAGGAGAGGTGCCCAAACCTGATCCTCAGTTCACCCCTCTTCATACCTCAG ATTATGATTTGCAGGATTTTGAAATAGGCTTCGAGAATGAACATTCTTTTCCAGGAGATGAGCAATTTAGTGGAAAGTGGAGTGCAGCAGGTGGCGAGATGGAGGGAGTTGGAGGTTCAAAGGAAGGCTCAAAGTCCGCATTAACAGTGGATCAGCAATTGGTTTGTGATAATGATTTGTACTACGACTTCCCTGGCAGCCCAAACCCCATGCTGTATTATAGTTCACATATTCTGAGTGCTCAGGTTGCTAATCCGCCAACCAAGTGGTGGAAGAAAATCTCCAAT GTTCTCAATGGCAACCATTCAGGTGTTGTGCAGCAGGGCTCATCAATGTTTACAGCATGGAGAGTTTGTGGGGGTCGTGCCTAA